From Leptospira venezuelensis, a single genomic window includes:
- a CDS encoding TIGR04452 family lipoprotein, with the protein MTNCLNCKKSRFLVRLTLFLCFSFYDCNLLNEAGLADDRLKGSEVKQRIQDAVNTYVAVAASYDPSVLTASNALLNAQASSLAGINSGDYYHKSDVDKCISEIQTWGYLIRSPGFIAMIQCHLKPSSPIY; encoded by the coding sequence ATGACGAACTGTCTAAATTGCAAGAAGAGTAGGTTTCTCGTTCGATTAACTCTTTTTCTTTGTTTTTCCTTTTATGACTGCAATCTTCTCAACGAAGCAGGGTTAGCTGATGATCGACTAAAGGGATCTGAAGTAAAGCAAAGGATCCAAGATGCAGTAAATACATACGTCGCTGTAGCCGCTTCTTATGATCCTTCAGTCCTTACCGCCAGTAATGCTCTATTAAATGCTCAAGCTTCGAGTCTTGCAGGTATCAATTCCGGTGACTACTATCACAAATCAGATGTGGATAAATGTATCAGTGAAATTCAGACCTGGGGGTATCTGATTAGATCTCCTGGCTTCATTGCAATGATTCAGTGCCATTTAAAACCTTCTAGTCCAATTTATTAG
- a CDS encoding DUF932 domain-containing protein — translation MSINYEELKERAPSVFSDSHYGQTSERYLHIKTSDVISLFQEKGWEIQTASEKNVRVEDRRGFQKHLVILKHNDYKIEDEGNLNVVIRNSHDQTNSLELFYGFMRVVCGNQLMVRNLGTGGHSIFRHYKKNREPIQTKINQVLNGFDGFVEEIRFLKAKELSPDKVKLFVKNAVDLRFGSDFVGDQESIENSVLRVRRTEDQGFDSWKVLNRVQETFVKGLGRYIVPSVGQRKIKSLTSIDRLVSFNNDLWQLAKKI, via the coding sequence ATGAGTATTAATTACGAGGAGTTGAAAGAAAGAGCTCCATCTGTTTTTTCGGATTCCCATTACGGGCAAACAAGCGAAAGATATTTGCATATTAAAACCTCTGATGTCATCTCACTCTTTCAAGAGAAAGGGTGGGAGATTCAAACTGCCTCAGAGAAGAATGTCAGGGTAGAAGATCGGAGAGGTTTTCAGAAGCACCTTGTGATCTTAAAACACAATGACTACAAAATTGAGGACGAAGGAAACCTAAATGTAGTAATCCGTAATTCCCACGATCAAACAAACTCACTCGAATTATTCTACGGCTTTATGAGAGTCGTTTGTGGTAATCAGTTAATGGTCCGAAACCTGGGGACTGGCGGTCATTCAATCTTTCGACACTACAAGAAGAATCGAGAACCGATTCAAACTAAGATTAATCAAGTTTTGAATGGGTTTGATGGTTTTGTCGAAGAGATTAGATTTCTAAAAGCTAAGGAACTTTCTCCCGACAAGGTAAAACTATTCGTAAAGAACGCTGTAGATCTTCGTTTCGGATCTGACTTTGTTGGAGACCAGGAAAGTATTGAAAACTCAGTCCTAAGAGTTCGCCGCACCGAAGACCAGGGATTTGATTCTTGGAAGGTCCTAAATCGAGTCCAGGAAACTTTTGTCAAAGGTCTTGGTCGATATATAGTTCCTTCCGTCGGTCAAAGAAAAATAAAGAGTCTCACGAGCATTGATAGGTTAGTCTCTTTCAATAATGATCTCTGGCAGTTGGCAAAAAAAATATAA